A genome region from Phoenix dactylifera cultivar Barhee BC4 chromosome 18, palm_55x_up_171113_PBpolish2nd_filt_p, whole genome shotgun sequence includes the following:
- the LOC103714058 gene encoding ER lumen protein-retaining receptor erd-2.2-like codes for MRGSRRTMNVVVGWVKRQPPKVKAFLSVVAGMAALVFLRFVVHDHDNLFVAAEAVHALGISVLIYKLTKERTCAGLSLKSQDLTALFLAVRLYCSVVMEYDIHTLLDSATLLTTLWVIYMIRFKLKSSYMEDKDNFAIYYVAVPCAVLALLIHPSTSHNIVNRIFWAFCVYLEAVSVLPQLHLMQNTKIVEPFTAHYVFALGVARFLSCAHWVLQVVDTGGRLLTALGYGLWPSMVLLSEIVQTFILADFCYYYIKSLVGGQLVLRLPSGVV; via the exons ATGAGAGGATCGAGACGGACGATGAACGTGGTGGTGGGATGGGTGAAGCGGCAGCCGCCCAAGGTGAAGGCGTTCCTGAGCGTGGTGGCAGGCATGGCGGCCTTGGTCTTCCTCAGATTCGTCGTTCACGACCACGACAACCTCTTCGTCGCCGCCGAGGCCGTCCACGCGCTCGGCATCTCAGTTCTAATCTATAAGCTTACCAAGGAGAGGACCTGCGCCG GACTTTCACTCAAATCTCAGGATTTAACAGCTTTATTTTTAGCTGTTAGACTGTACTGCAGTGTTGTTATGGAGTATGACATACACACACTACTGGATTCTGCTACACTTCTGACTACCCTGTGGGTTATCTATATGATTCGATTTAAACTGAAGTCAAGTTACATGGAGGATAAGGACAACTTTGCAATATACTATGTG GCGGTGCCTTGTGCTGTACTAGCCCTTTTAATTCATCCTTCGACATCACATAATATTGTGAACAGGATTTTCTGGGCCTTTTGTGTTTATTTGGAAGCTGTCTCTGTGTTACCCCAATTACATTTGATGCAAAACACAAAG ATTGTTGAACCTTTCACGGCTCACTATGTATTTGCATTAGGAGTTGCCAGATTTTTGAGTTGTGCACACTGGGTCCTTCAG GTTGTGGATACTGGTGGACGCCTGCTGACAGCTTTAGGCTATGGGTTGTGGCCCTCCATGGTTCTTCTCTCAGAAATTGTTCAAACCTTCATCCTTGCAGACTTCTGCTACTATTACATCAAAAG TCTTGTCGGCGGGCAATTGGTGCTACGTCTTCCTTCTGGGGTGGTATAA